In one window of Plasmodium cynomolgi strain B DNA, chromosome 13, whole genome shotgun sequence DNA:
- a CDS encoding hypothetical protein (putative), producing the protein APPVTEVKRDKLERSDDASNLDRDSNSDHACHLDHASHSDHVIHSEHACHSDHSSTLEPSDLARDAGWEAPDISDHSQAVRSNGGALEKEEDEEDEDAQHGGGPADGKGEEVEEVDEAEVEEEEDEANPEKCRKDQWEEGQTEKQEQHGEEEAEADEVEEEAEAGEAEVDEAGADEVPADEAEMVEVQEDTPGVEEARQGGIEAGPERGEASEGSSLPPGEPTTEEAVERGEVGSADVPSREPLAKINTPEEATTKRTDIIRKILTRNEEEQQEQKQNQELKLNADQQMEEKTAHTFSEAIIYSLLQLRSGKMASSFDQLKQYDIKLNGTDLNKTVKKYHSRGDLFLYYMRYVQRQEREAQRLYENFQTANKEVQTVRRRFRLNYGSTPTETDLNQEVYTRDKQVRRAQILLENKLSSFEKLANVKEAYRIVDEVRLQLGQVLSGGEAEGDLRKGGTPLAIKNYLKNGITDRRENMNKISSRGKTNGELLNLHSKYDNFRSDVQALVKMMTLLYARFSDRKRPPNEEDTNDTLNEIKIFAYDRKVKKIIRNLNSPTKNGVPIQPWKGKEVAGGLSGGSQFRSGTNTRGRSRRRGASSSYLSSPYFFSTSPSPPMVFILDIKKKTWRNSCSTMTESRLSTSTPSCTSGRCITLTTYS; encoded by the exons GCACCCCCCGTGACGGAGGTGAAAAGGGACAAATTGGAACGTTCGGACGACGCCAGTAATTTGGATCGTGACAGCAATTCGGATCACGCCTGCCATTTGGACCACGCCAGCCATTCGGACCACGTCATCCATTCGGAACACGCCTGCCATTCGGACCACTCCTCCACCTTGGAGCCATCCGACTTGGCCCGAGACGCCGGCTGGGAGGCTCCCGATATTTCGGACCATTCTCAGGCGGTTCGCTCTAATGGAGGGGCActcgaaaaggaggaggatgaggaggatgaggatgCGCAGCATGGGGGGGGGCCGGCCGATGGGAAAGGAGAAGAGGTCGAAGAGGTCGACGAGGCCgaagtggaggaggaagaggacgaAGCAAACCCCGAGAAGTGCCGAAAAGACCAATGGGAGGAAGGCCAAACGGAAAAACAGGAGCAGcatggggaagaagaagcagaggcAGACGAAGTAGAGGAGGAGGCAGAGGCAGGCGAAGCAGAGGTAGACGAAGCAGGGGCAGACGAAGTACCGGCAGACGAAGCAGAAATGGTGGAGGTCCAGGAAGATACGCCAGGCGTGGAAGAAGCGAGGCAGGGGGGAATTGAAGCGGGACCtgagaggggagaagcatcGGAGGGGAGCAGTCTGCCTCCAGGCGAGCCTACCACGGAGGAGGCAGTGGAACGTGGAGAAGTAGGAAGCGCCGATGTCCCGTCTAGGGAGCCCCTGGCCAAGATAAACACCCCAGAGGAAGCAACAACCAAAAGGACAGATATCATTAGGAAAATACTGACCAGGAACGaagaggagcagcaggagcagaagcagaatCAGGAGCTGAAGCTGAACGCGGATcaacaaatggaagaaaaaactgctCACACGTTCAGCGAGGCCATCATATATAGTCTCCTCCAACTGAGGAGCGGGAAAATGGCAAGTAGCTTCGATCAGTTAAAACAGTACGATATAAAACTGAATGGAACCGATTTGAATAAGACGGTTAAAAAGTATCACTCGAGGGGGGACCTGTTCCTCTATTACATGCGTTATGTGCAACGGCAGGAGAGGGAGGCTCAGCGCCTGTACGAGAATTTTcag ACAGCAAACAAGGAGGTGCAAACTGTTAGGAGGAGATTCAGATTAAATTACGGAAGCACTCCCACAGAGACTGACCTAAACCAAGAGGTCTACACGAGAGATAAGCAAGTGAGGAGAGCACAGATATTGCTGGAAAACAAACTTAGcagttttgaaaaattggcCAATGTGAAGGAGGCGTACAGAATAGTGGATGAAGTTCGGCTGCAGTTGGGGCAGGTACTAAGCGGAGGAGAGGCAGAAGGAGACCTTCGAAAGGGGGGGACCCCTCTTGCGATTAAAAATTACTTGAAAAATGGCATTACAGATAGGAGAGAAaacatgaataaaatttcgtcgaggggaaaaacaaacggAGAGCTGCTCAACCTTCATTCTAAGTATGACAATTTCCGCAGCGACGTCCAAGCTCTTGTCAAAATGATGACTCTTTTGTATGCCCGATTTAGCGATAGGAAGAGACCTCCAAACGAGGAGGACACGAATGACACCTTAAACGAAATAAAGATCTTTGCGTATGACaggaaagttaaaaaaatcattcgAAATTTGAACAGCCCTACTAAGAACGGAGTCCCCATACAGCCATGGAAAGGGAAGGAAGTAGCGGGGGGGTTAAGCGGAGGGTCACAGTTCCGAAGCGGGACCAAcacaaggggaagaagcagaagaaggggagcctcctcctcctacctctcctccccctacttcttctccacctccccctcccccccaatggTATTCATTTTagacattaaaaaaaaaacctggAGAAATTCCTGCTCCACAATGACAGAGTCGAGATTGTCGACAAGCACACCATCCTGTACCTCCGGGAGGTGTATCACTTTGACCACATATTCAtaa
- a CDS encoding hypothetical protein (putative) yields the protein MDFPKLLNKPSLDLIKNDFPHANKFELEHTSVSKQPFLKSGFTFANNTYSIYTNLKNNIYNTKNEIKFDATGISLLDVKYQPAYVKNLNLCGKYTKSNGKDEDTIEVYSEYASSHMNVFSSVNVKNFFFKYIHVGSHPKFPEFKFGGQLQGNLDVKNLQYSFGGAYTKNNYDSQYIFSFRSIPTNKHAYGSLALNFFFQNKSLNDNAVSIELIQNISEKKSSINVASIWYLNDKNTSVKTKISNDTKVAVSLTHKYNEFVSISLGSQVDVTKMSLPDSTKFGVKLFLKS from the exons ATGGATTTTCCGAAGCTGCTGAATAAGCCTTCACTAG ATTTAATTAAGAATGACTTTCCGCACGCGAACAAATTTGAGTTAGAGCACACGAGCGTTTCGAAGCAACCG TTCCTCAAGAGCGGATTCACCTTCGCCAACAACACCTACAGCATCTACACCAATTTAAAGAATAATATCtacaacacaaaaaatgaaatcaaGTTTGACGCCACGGGAATAAGTCTGCTGGACGTTAAGTACCAG CCCGCCTACGTGAAAAACCTTAACCTCTGCGGAAAGTACACCAAGAGTAATGGAAAGGATGAGGACACCATCGAGGTCTACAGTGAGTACGCATCGTCACACATGAATGTATTTTCCTCCGtcaatgtaaaaaatttcttctttaagTATATCCACGTCGGTTCGCATCCCAAGTTCCCTGAGTTTAAATTTGGAG GCCAGCTGCAAGGCAACCTAGACGTGAAAAACCTGCAGTACTCATTTGGAGGAGCCTAcacgaaaaataattatgacagccaatatattttctccttccgaTC CATCCCCACCAACAAACACGCCTACGGAAGCCTCGCATtaaatttcttctttcaaaataaaagctTGAATGATAACGCAGTGAGCATCGAGCTCATCCAAAAtatatcagaaaaaaaatccagcATAAACGTAGCTTCCATTTGGTACCTGAACGATAAGAACACCTCCGTAAAGACGAAAATTAGCAACGACACCAAAGTCGCGGTGTCCCTCACGCACAAGTACAACGAATTTGTATCCATATCGCTCGGCTCCCAG GTCGACGTCACCAAAATGTCCCTCCCGGACAGTACCAAGTTTGGAGTAAAGCTGTTCTTGAAATCCTGA
- a CDS encoding syntaxin (putative), translating to MEDILNEIISLSEEKRGRKFGSQGGGDHEDDRQTNLSGEKRHGGKAPQSTWDSSTVCSVDDEAMSAEKASLFSRIINERRRKSGGRSRNNNEEETHFGDIHQDIEQGINESSNRTTHQATHRSVDEHTPLCQQTNNFNSYLLTVNQINTHISCIYKNIDKINAWKQKIDFNIYDTEELNAKINSTISNTEDIISEVKISLFNLNEENKQFEISPNLLLSEVKLRTNIFIDVVQKYKACVNKYKSVCCHYYEHVNANLLKQYRLICPSVTDGEDRRGRRRSSGMPQGKVCKGGRASGGAAGGAASSGGADLDDIEQFFNLQKKNSYSNLGDHIHPNDADRVNIQKMKKRYKELKTLERNISALNELYIELAYVVKKRTNYINSIENNVYQVKDYTDDALHNIVAAKRYHALVKKKLFYFSVFLLVVALVILFPVFFNYSVY from the exons ATGGAGGACATACTCAATGAGATAATTTCGTTGAGTGAGGAGAAGCGGGGGAGGAAGTTTGGGTCCCAAGGAGGGGGGGACCATGAGGATGATAGGCAAACGAACCTGAGCGGGGAGAAGCGTCACGGGGGAAAGGCCCCCCAAAG CACGTGGGACTCCTCCACTGTGTGCTCCGTGGATGATGAGGCCATGAGCGCGGAGAAGGCTAGTCTGTTCAGTCGCATAATAAATGagcgaaggaggaagagcggggggagaagccgAAACAACAACGAGGAGGAGACACACTTTGGGGACATCCACCAAGACATCGAGCAAGGCATCAACGAGTCCTCCAATCGAACCACCCACCAGGCCACACACAGATCTGTGGACGAGCACACCCCGCTATGTCAACAGACGAACAACTTCAACTCCTACCTCCTCACCGTAAATCAAATCAACACACACATctcatgcatatataaaaatattgacaaaataaacgcgtggaaacaaaaaatcgATTTTAATATATACGACACAGAGGAACTTAACGCGAAAATTAACTCAACGATTTCAAATACGGAGGATATCATATCAGAAGTTAAAATAagcctttttaatttaaacgAGGAGAATAAACAATTCGAGATAAGTCCCAATCTCCTCCTGAGTGAAGTTAAATTGaggacaaatatttttattgatgTCGTTCAAAAATACAAAGCTTgtgttaataaatataagagTGTGTGTTGTCATTACTATGAGCATGTGAATGCGAATTTGTTAAAACAGTATAGGTTGATATGTCCTAGTGTGACTGATGGTGAAGATCGgcgggggaggaggaggagcagcggTATGCCACAGGGAAAGGTgtgcaagggggggagagcaTCAGGAGGAGCGGCAGGAGGAGCGGCATCATCAGGAGGAGCCGACCTGGATGACATCGAACAGTTTTTCAATCTGCAAAAGAAGAACAGCTACAGCAACTTGGGGGACCATATACACCCAAACGATGCCGATAGGGTGAACATacaaaagatgaaaaaaagatacaaGGAGTTGAAGACTCTGGAAAGGAATATATCTGCATTGAATGAGTTGTACATCGAGTTAGCttatgttgtaaaaaaaaggacgaacTATATTAATAGTATAGAAAATAATGTATACCAAGTGAAGGACTACACGGACGATGCTCTACACAATATTGTTGCTGCCAAGAGGTACCATGCACTTGTAAAGAAGAAGCTTTTCTACTTCAGCGTCTTCCTCCTTGTCGTGGCACTTGTAATTTTGttccccgtttttttcaACTACTCCGTCTATTGA
- a CDS encoding hypothetical protein (putative), with translation MNHGDAASRGEYEALVERADPMDSRSIGAQEFNNMYANDITCGSVNIGEGPTEQVPLGTPLTYVVGNGGEHIGGSHLGRGHLGRGHLGRSHLEGIHIGRSHLEGSHLEGSHTNYDHAQGNKRTHTDHKYAAYFFAYLLVLSICMLCYLYHGNYARVLYGTNYSGKICGRDMKNHSYLYFPLSPKLSKMEILNKYGKCLKSCPTSDGANKMRKEKDGNRTNRSDNVEMKEKATYFDNPLFSSSSTSSAAHSSAHSSAHSSAYSSTSSPSYSSLFSKKKPKEIMDKQGNKTTNVVYSDYTKSTNNNLYVEYSLISPYYDTGAFFSYHYLVSIFVCFGLLAHGIIFLFVLYLYRNTYKYTHRLITITLDFVSSMSNLLYSPCIVSATSFAWFFLWMYGYIYVMTAGTLHEQRLSLELDSNGNSEIVSLQKVFHYFRSSYIFSIFWIYTYFFVCEILQSLNQFTISYLGAVWYFCDKDSANYKLSAQATMSNSALRNWVPRSQPCAEQTNATKKCVKVETILNYHLGSLILSSFINLCTKHLRVLFFWANSTLSLPFFYSESIHKLKERFALFLRPISNFIDTHTMAAYCEISMTSYPYLFACSTSSKKLTNSTSPAASLHGITYIVNIIFPCLTTLGVTFLSFNIFNNFERYGNLFSPSFVPNPFFAALTIGVLCGMITSHFITTVSTLTDTILYCFICECYQKQMIDENPIRTVFTPPLLKELILEIYQQYSTRPWIFFFFSCAWSSVVRLAIS, from the exons ATGAACCACGGTGACGCGGCGAGCAGGGGGGAGTACGAGGCCCTGGTGGAGAGGGCAGACCCGATGGACAGCAGAAGCATAGGTGCACAAGAGTTCAACAACATGTACGCAAATGACATCACGTGTGGCAGTGTAAATATTGGGGAGGGCCCAACTGAGCAAGTGCCACTGGGCACGCCCCTAACGTACGTCGTTGGGAATGGAGGCGAGCACATCGGAGGGAGTCACCTCGGAAGGGGTCACCTCGGAAGGGGTCACCTCGGAAGGAGTCACCTCGAAGGAATTCACATCGGAAGAAGTCACCTCGAAGGAAGTCACCTCGAAGGAAGTCACACAAACTATGACCACGCTCAGGGAAACAAAAGAACGCACACAGATCATAAATATGCTGCGTACTTTTTTGCCTACCTGCTAGTCCTCTCCATATGTATGCTCTGTTACCTGTACCATGGGAACTATGCGCGTGTATTATATGGGACCAACTACAGTGGGAAAATCTGTGGGAGGGATATGAAGAATCACTCGTATTTGTACTTCCCCTTGTCTCCTAAACtgtccaaaatggaaatactGAATAAATATGGGAAATGTCTGAAGTCGTGTCCCACATCAGATGGGGCGAATAAAatgaggaaggaaaaagatgGCAACAGGACAAACCGTAGTGACAATGTAGAGATGAAAGAAAAGGCAACTTATTTCGATAACCCtctcttctcctcctcctctaccTCTTCCGCCGCGCACTCCTCCGCGCACTCCTCCGCGCACTCCTCCGCGTACTCCTCCACCTCTTCCCCCTCGtactcctcccttttttcaaaaaaaaaacccaaagaAATTATGGACAAACAGGGAAACAAAACAACCAATGTGGTGTACAGCGATTACACAAAAAGTACAAACAATAATTTGTACGTAGAATATTCTCTGATTTCCCCCTACTATGATACG ggagcctttttttcgtaccaCTACTTAGTGTCAATTTTTGTGTGCTTTGGTTTGCTAGCTCATGGGATTATCTTCCTCTTCGTTTTGTACCTGTACAGAAATACATATAAGTACACACACAGGTTAATCACTATCACTTTGGACTTCGTCAGTAGTATGTCCAATCTGCTTTACTCACCTTGCATCGTTTCGGCTACCTCGTTTGCTTGGTTTTTTCTGTGGATGTATGGTTACATTTATGTGATGACTGCCGGGACGCTTCACGAGCAGAGG ctaaGCTTGGAACTGGACTCGAATGGAAACAGCGAGATTGTGTCCCTGCAGAAGGTCTTCCACTACTTCAGGAGCTCGTACATCTTTTCCAT ATTCTGGATATACACCTACTTCTTCGTGTGTGAAATCCTGCAGTCCCTCAACCAGTTCACCATAAGTTATTTAG GGGCCGTCTGGTACTTCTGCGACAAGGATAGTGCTAACTACAAGCTCAGTGCCCAAGCCACCATGAGTAATTCTGCACTTCGCAATTGGGTTCCAAGGAGCCAACCATGCGCAGAACAGACCAATGCGACGAAAAAGTGTGTAAAAGTTG agACAATACTGAATTATCACTTGGGCAGTTTGATCCTATCGAGCTTTATCAACCTATGCACCAAGCACCTACGCGTTCTGTTCTTTTGGGCGAACAGCACTCTGTCCCTTCCCTTCTTCTATAGCGAATCCATTCACAAGTTGAAGGAGCGATTCG CCCTCTTCTTAAGACCCATTTCGAATTTTATCGACACGCACACGATGGCTGCATACTGCGAG ATTTCCATGACGTCGTACCCGTACCTATTCGCCTGCAGCACGTCGTCCAAAAAGTTAACAAACTCGACTTCGCCAGCGGCATCTTTGCATGGG ATAACCTACATTGTTAACATCATATTCCCGTGTCTCACAACCCTAGGGGTGACATTTCTCTCGTtcaat ATTTTCAACAATTTTGAGCGATACGGCAATTTGTTCTCCCCCAGTTTTGTCCCCAACCCGTTTTTTGCGGCTCTC acGATCGGAGTGCTGTGCGGGATGATCACCTCCCACTTCATCACCACGGTGTCCACCCTCACGGACACCATCCTCTACTGCTTTATATGCGAGTGTTACCAAAAGCAGATGATAGATGAAAATCCAATAAGGACAGTATTCACTCCGCCCCTCTTAAAGGAGTTAATTTTGGAGATATATCAGCAGTATAGCACTCGGccgtggatttttttttttttttcctgtgcgTGGTCATCAGTTGTGCGGCTAGCCATCAGTTGA